In Desulfotignum phosphitoxidans DSM 13687, a single window of DNA contains:
- a CDS encoding double-cubane-cluster-containing anaerobic reductase encodes MTTDYTPMWQELGLDLAGHEALLNVLGTAYTDIYLSQKNRPEGMGYFDFVMSEVHGLRIKELMDEKAAGRKIIGSYCVFVPEEIVLAANATLVGLCSGADFAMEKVEQLLPRNTCALIKSSFGFKIGKVCPYLESADMIVGENTCDGKKKAYETLGTLVDNLYVMDLPQTKTDQTRDLLKAEYMKFKTAVEELTGITVTAESLKSAIDVVNAKRAAIHRLSALRKADPAPISGLDALLANQVFFYDNPARFTESVNKICDELETRIQEKTGAFPAGAPRILVSGCPQAVPNWKLHMIVETAGAVIVGEESCVGERGTRNLTADTGTTVDEMMDAIVDRYFQVDCAIFTPNPQRLDHIQEMVTAYNAQGVIHYGLQFCQPYLMESIPVEKALEEKNIPCLRVETDYGMEDAGQLKTRVEAFIEQLR; translated from the coding sequence ATGACGACCGATTATACACCCATGTGGCAGGAGCTGGGGCTCGACCTGGCCGGCCATGAAGCCCTGCTCAATGTCCTGGGAACCGCTTACACAGATATTTATCTGTCCCAGAAGAACCGGCCCGAAGGCATGGGCTATTTTGATTTTGTGATGAGCGAGGTCCATGGGCTGCGCATTAAAGAACTGATGGACGAAAAAGCCGCCGGCAGAAAGATCATCGGCTCCTATTGCGTGTTTGTGCCTGAAGAGATTGTGTTGGCAGCCAATGCCACCCTGGTGGGGCTGTGCTCCGGAGCGGATTTTGCCATGGAAAAAGTGGAGCAGCTTTTGCCCAGAAACACCTGTGCGCTGATCAAATCCTCATTCGGGTTTAAAATCGGCAAGGTGTGCCCCTATCTGGAAAGCGCGGACATGATCGTGGGGGAAAACACCTGTGACGGCAAGAAAAAAGCCTATGAAACCCTGGGGACCCTGGTAGACAATCTGTATGTCATGGATTTGCCCCAGACCAAGACCGACCAGACCAGAGACCTGCTCAAGGCGGAATACATGAAGTTCAAGACGGCTGTGGAAGAATTAACGGGTATCACGGTCACGGCGGAGTCCCTGAAATCTGCCATTGATGTGGTCAATGCCAAGCGGGCCGCCATTCACCGGCTGTCTGCATTGAGAAAGGCCGACCCTGCCCCCATTTCCGGCCTGGATGCCCTGCTGGCCAACCAGGTGTTCTTTTATGACAACCCGGCCCGGTTCACGGAATCGGTCAACAAAATCTGTGATGAACTGGAAACCCGGATCCAGGAAAAAACCGGGGCATTCCCTGCCGGCGCGCCCCGCATCCTGGTGTCGGGATGTCCCCAGGCCGTTCCCAACTGGAAACTGCATATGATTGTTGAAACGGCCGGGGCCGTGATCGTGGGCGAGGAATCCTGTGTGGGCGAACGGGGCACCCGGAACCTGACCGCCGATACGGGCACCACCGTGGATGAGATGATGGATGCCATCGTGGACCGGTATTTTCAAGTGGATTGCGCCATATTCACCCCCAATCCCCAGCGCCTGGACCACATTCAGGAGATGGTCACGGCATACAATGCCCAGGGCGTGATCCATTACGGCCTGCAGTTCTGTCAGCCCTATCTCATGGAATCCATTCCCGTGGAAAAGGCCCTGGAGGAGAAAAACATTCCCTGCCTGCGGGTGGAAACCGATTACGGCATGGAAGATGCGGGTCAGCTCAAGACCCGGGTGGAAGCCTTTATCGAACAGCTCAGGTAA
- a CDS encoding amino acid ABC transporter permease, which yields MGLLNYQFDWSVLWRAPYGQMMIQGIFTTVHLSLIAWGLALVLGILIGVLRTQPWLPGRIFGAAYVQIFRNTPFLVHLFFWYYAAPLILPESGQQWLYDTVPNYAYWAGVAGLGMYTASRVAEQFRSGFSSIPADQYRAAYASGLRTFQVYRWVIIPYGFRLILPTITTEFLTCFKNSALTMTIGVMEITHTAYYIDSFTWHGLETTTAASLVYLTIAWTVIAVMGQVEKRVYIPGQIRKAG from the coding sequence ATGGGATTGTTGAACTATCAATTTGACTGGAGTGTCCTCTGGCGGGCCCCCTATGGGCAGATGATGATACAGGGTATTTTTACCACCGTCCACCTGTCTCTCATTGCCTGGGGCCTTGCCCTTGTCCTGGGAATTTTGATCGGGGTATTGCGGACCCAGCCATGGCTTCCGGGCCGGATTTTCGGTGCGGCCTATGTACAGATATTTCGCAACACCCCGTTTCTGGTGCATCTTTTTTTCTGGTACTATGCCGCGCCCTTGATTCTGCCGGAATCCGGACAGCAGTGGCTGTATGACACGGTGCCGAACTATGCGTATTGGGCCGGAGTGGCCGGACTCGGGATGTACACGGCATCACGGGTGGCTGAACAGTTCCGGTCCGGTTTTTCTTCCATCCCCGCAGATCAGTATCGGGCCGCCTATGCATCCGGGCTCCGGACCTTCCAGGTGTACCGGTGGGTCATTATCCCCTATGGATTCCGGCTGATCCTGCCCACCATTACCACGGAATTTCTCACCTGCTTCAAAAACTCTGCATTGACCATGACCATCGGTGTCATGGAGATCACCCACACGGCTTATTATATCGATTCTTTTACCTGGCATGGCCTGGAAACCACGACGGCGGCCAGCCTGGTGTATCTGACCATCGCCTGGACCGTGATTGCCGTCATGGGGCAGGTGGAAAAACGGGTTTACATCCCCGGCCAGATCCGAAAGGCGGGATGA
- a CDS encoding cation diffusion facilitator family transporter: protein MPDMDRDRKIRKVTWIGLCINVALSALKISAGVFGHSQAVLADGIHSISDTVTDFAVIIGSYYWSRPPDSCHPYGHRRYETLVTMFIGVILLVAGAAIGWEAIITIREKHAQPPSMTALWAAVISIIIKEFLYQWTARVGKKIKSMSLVANAWHHRLDSFSSIPVFIAVGASIVFPGWTFLDHAGAIFVTAFIFHAAVKIIFDGIKEFVDIGASEEVLKQIKSLAESHPSVLQAHGIRTRYMGSNLQVNLHVVVDSHMTVFDGHEVAEAVKKQILENGPEVIDVEIHIEPSESKITEE from the coding sequence ATGCCTGATATGGATCGGGATAGAAAAATACGCAAAGTCACATGGATCGGCCTGTGTATAAATGTTGCTCTTTCGGCTCTGAAAATTTCCGCCGGTGTGTTTGGACACAGTCAGGCAGTCCTGGCGGACGGTATTCACAGTATTTCAGATACGGTGACCGATTTTGCAGTTATCATCGGATCCTACTATTGGTCAAGGCCCCCGGACAGCTGCCACCCCTATGGTCACAGAAGGTATGAAACACTGGTCACAATGTTTATCGGTGTCATTCTTCTCGTGGCCGGGGCCGCCATTGGATGGGAAGCGATTATTACGATAAGGGAAAAACATGCGCAGCCGCCATCAATGACAGCGCTGTGGGCTGCGGTGATTTCGATTATCATTAAAGAATTCCTGTATCAGTGGACAGCAAGGGTCGGCAAAAAAATCAAAAGCATGTCACTGGTGGCCAATGCATGGCATCATCGGCTGGATTCCTTTAGCTCCATCCCTGTTTTCATTGCTGTTGGCGCTTCAATCGTTTTTCCGGGATGGACGTTTCTGGATCATGCCGGAGCGATTTTTGTTACCGCATTTATTTTTCATGCCGCTGTTAAAATAATTTTTGACGGGATCAAGGAATTTGTTGATATCGGCGCTTCTGAAGAAGTTCTAAAGCAGATCAAATCACTTGCAGAGAGCCATCCTTCCGTCCTTCAGGCCCATGGCATTCGTACAAGATATATGGGAAGTAATCTCCAGGTAAATCTGCACGTGGTTGTCGACAGTCACATGACGGTTTTCGACGGTCATGAGGTTGCGGAAGCGGTTAAAAAACAGATTCTTGAAAACGGTCCCGAAGTAATCGATGTGGAAATTCACATTGAACCATCGGAATCTAAAATCACTGAAGAATAG
- a CDS encoding ABC transporter ATP-binding protein, with product MIQVTDLYKGFRSGSRTVQVLSGICLSVEKGNTLAIVGKSGSGKTTLLNCLGGLERPDSGRITCLGTEITALNQRQMTRFRRQHLGFMFQAGNLIACLTVFENIAFPLHLNHFGKKELNRRVNRLLEALSLDGLSRSMPHELSGGQAQRVAFARAVSHVPALLLADEPTASLDSATALHLIRLMADTGRALGVTIIVTTHDNDIIRLSDRTIRLTDGKAKEENHETTG from the coding sequence GTGATCCAGGTGACAGATCTTTATAAGGGGTTTAGATCCGGATCCAGGACGGTCCAGGTCCTCTCCGGGATCTGCCTGTCCGTGGAAAAAGGGAACACACTGGCCATTGTCGGAAAATCCGGATCAGGCAAAACCACCCTGCTCAACTGCCTGGGGGGACTGGAACGGCCGGACAGCGGCCGGATTACCTGTCTCGGCACGGAAATAACGGCCCTGAACCAGCGGCAGATGACCCGGTTCAGACGTCAACACTTAGGGTTTATGTTCCAGGCCGGCAACCTGATCGCCTGTCTCACCGTGTTTGAAAACATTGCATTTCCCCTGCACCTGAACCATTTTGGCAAAAAAGAACTGAACCGCCGGGTGAACCGGCTGCTGGAAGCGCTGTCCCTGGACGGGTTGTCCCGGTCCATGCCCCATGAACTGTCCGGGGGACAGGCCCAGCGGGTGGCCTTTGCCCGTGCCGTCTCCCATGTGCCGGCCCTGCTTCTGGCAGATGAACCCACGGCCAGCCTGGACAGTGCCACGGCATTGCACCTGATCCGGCTCATGGCAGATACCGGCAGGGCCCTGGGGGTCACCATTATTGTTACAACCCATGACAATGACATCATCCGGCTTTCAGACCGGACCATCCGCCTGACGGATGGAAAAGCAAAGGAAGAAAACCATGAAACAACCGGTTAA
- a CDS encoding acyl-CoA dehydratase activase — translation MSSDTTAVRYAGIDIGSRTIKLVVVDSSGKILERFQSDTGFDPMTTANALIAKVSFDKIMATGYGRNLFELSFDAPTVTEIKAHARGAWTEFPDARTVLDIGGQDSKAISLFDTGKVKKFEMNDRCAAGTGKFLEIMAATLGFELAEFGAQALAAEKDLLISSMCTVFAESEVTSLIAKGEDRKEIARGLHTSVIRRAAGMINRVSSNGPIVFTGGVAKNPCMVQLLAGRLDREIRIPSDPQLAGAYGAALLAAEQTVGKE, via the coding sequence ATGTCCTCAGACACAACAGCGGTGCGGTATGCCGGTATTGATATCGGCTCCCGCACCATCAAACTGGTGGTGGTTGACTCATCGGGCAAGATCCTGGAGCGGTTCCAGTCCGACACGGGATTTGATCCCATGACCACGGCCAATGCACTCATTGCCAAGGTATCATTCGACAAAATCATGGCCACTGGATACGGCCGGAACCTGTTTGAACTCTCCTTTGACGCGCCCACGGTCACGGAGATCAAGGCCCATGCCCGGGGCGCCTGGACGGAATTCCCCGATGCCCGCACGGTTCTGGACATCGGGGGACAGGACAGCAAGGCCATTTCCCTGTTTGACACGGGCAAAGTGAAAAAATTTGAAATGAACGACCGGTGTGCCGCCGGCACGGGCAAGTTCCTGGAAATCATGGCCGCCACCCTGGGATTTGAATTGGCGGAGTTCGGGGCCCAGGCCCTGGCCGCTGAAAAAGACCTGCTGATTTCCAGCATGTGCACGGTGTTTGCCGAATCGGAAGTGACCTCCCTGATCGCTAAGGGCGAAGACCGCAAAGAGATCGCCCGGGGCCTGCACACCAGTGTGATCCGGAGGGCTGCGGGCATGATCAACCGGGTATCTTCAAACGGGCCCATCGTGTTCACGGGCGGGGTGGCCAAAAACCCCTGCATGGTGCAACTGCTGGCCGGCAGACTGGACCGGGAGATCCGGATCCCATCCGATCCCCAGCTGGCCGGGGCCTATGGGGCCGCCCTTCTGGCAGCGGAACAGACGGTGGGAAAGGAATAA
- a CDS encoding diheme cytochrome c, with amino-acid sequence MNRLKYSILAGVMFILFFAGAGFADDDEHDNDHGKHHSHEKRQSESVSNDTYAQECGACHFAYQPWLLPSGSWEKILEELPSHFGEDIPLDEETQKTINQYLTANAADRVSVKRSRKIMKSLRGNTPVRVSEIPYIFEKHHDLDAAILARPSIGSLGNCIACHTSADQGHYDDDYVTIPR; translated from the coding sequence ATGAATAGATTAAAATACAGCATCCTTGCTGGGGTTATGTTTATACTTTTTTTTGCCGGTGCCGGGTTTGCTGACGATGATGAGCACGACAATGACCATGGCAAACATCACAGCCATGAAAAAAGGCAGTCAGAATCGGTGAGTAATGACACCTATGCACAGGAATGCGGGGCCTGCCATTTTGCGTATCAGCCATGGCTGCTACCGTCCGGTTCCTGGGAGAAGATTCTTGAAGAACTGCCGTCCCACTTTGGCGAAGATATCCCGCTCGATGAAGAAACCCAGAAGACCATTAATCAATACCTTACAGCCAATGCAGCGGATCGTGTGTCAGTCAAACGGTCCCGGAAAATCATGAAAAGCCTGAGAGGTAACACACCCGTCAGGGTGAGTGAGATCCCTTATATTTTTGAAAAGCACCATGACCTGGATGCGGCGATCCTGGCCAGACCATCGATCGGTTCCCTGGGGAATTGTATCGCCTGTCACACGTCTGCGGATCAGGGCCACTATGATGATGACTATGTTACCATTCCACGGTAA
- a CDS encoding amino acid ABC transporter ATP-binding protein, translating to MIEIENVSLWYSKQTRVLFNIDVRIGHGRKVVICGPSGSGKSSLLRCINGLERFQEGRILVDGISVLAKQTDIHELRAGIGMVFQHFELYPHMTVLQNITLAPVRVRKKSLADAETHARSLLERVGILEHAANYPGELSGGQQQRVAIARALAMEPKLMLFDEPTSALDPEMIQEVLDVMTDLAKEGMTMALVTHEMGFAKEVADEIIFMDKGRILEHADTASFFDNPRHDRTRQFLSRILR from the coding sequence ATGATCGAAATCGAAAATGTCAGCCTCTGGTATTCCAAACAAACCAGAGTGCTTTTCAATATTGATGTCCGCATCGGTCATGGTCGGAAAGTGGTGATCTGCGGTCCCAGCGGATCCGGGAAAAGTTCGCTTCTGCGATGTATCAATGGGCTGGAACGGTTCCAGGAAGGCCGGATTCTTGTGGATGGAATTTCCGTACTGGCAAAACAAACCGATATCCATGAACTGAGGGCCGGCATCGGCATGGTATTTCAGCATTTTGAGCTGTATCCCCATATGACGGTTCTTCAGAATATCACATTGGCCCCGGTCAGGGTGCGCAAAAAATCCCTTGCTGACGCGGAAACCCATGCCCGGAGTCTCCTGGAACGGGTCGGCATCCTGGAACATGCCGCCAATTATCCGGGTGAGCTTTCAGGCGGGCAGCAGCAGCGGGTGGCCATTGCCCGGGCCCTGGCCATGGAACCGAAACTGATGCTGTTTGATGAACCCACATCCGCCCTGGATCCGGAAATGATTCAGGAAGTCCTCGATGTCATGACGGATCTGGCGAAAGAAGGCATGACAATGGCGCTGGTGACCCATGAGATGGGCTTTGCCAAAGAAGTGGCCGATGAGATCATTTTCATGGACAAAGGCCGGATACTGGAACATGCCGATACTGCATCATTTTTCGACAATCCCCGGCATGACCGGACCCGGCAGTTTTTGAGCCGGATTCTTCGATAA
- a CDS encoding amino acid ABC transporter permease — protein sequence MDVDVIVRNAPFIFGGLYLTVQLAVFAIGGGLVLGILLGAARLSRQPWLYYPVSGYVHFFRGLPLLLVIFWLYFLIPVITGRNLNEFAAAVIAFIVYEAAYFSEIVRAGIQSVSRGQRMAGLSSGMTGVQTLRHVILPQALRTMVPSLVTHSVVIFQDTSLAYVIGLREFLRRVNLVDAREARSLELYLFAGLVYFILCSAGTFTGKRLERKNRERKVR from the coding sequence ATGGATGTGGATGTCATTGTCAGAAATGCCCCATTTATTTTCGGGGGGCTGTATCTTACCGTACAGCTTGCCGTTTTTGCCATCGGCGGCGGGCTTGTCTTAGGCATTCTTCTGGGGGCTGCCCGATTGTCCCGGCAGCCATGGCTGTATTATCCTGTCAGTGGCTATGTTCATTTTTTTCGGGGACTTCCGCTGCTGCTGGTCATTTTCTGGCTTTATTTTCTCATCCCGGTCATCACGGGCCGCAATCTCAATGAATTTGCCGCGGCCGTCATCGCGTTCATTGTATATGAAGCCGCCTATTTTTCCGAAATTGTCCGGGCCGGTATTCAATCCGTCTCCAGGGGCCAGCGGATGGCGGGACTGTCCAGCGGCATGACCGGCGTTCAAACGTTGAGACATGTTATCCTGCCCCAGGCCCTGCGGACCATGGTGCCCTCCCTGGTAACGCACAGCGTGGTCATTTTCCAGGATACCTCTCTGGCCTATGTCATCGGGCTGCGTGAGTTTCTGCGCCGGGTAAATCTGGTGGATGCCAGGGAAGCCCGGTCCCTGGAACTCTATCTGTTTGCGGGTCTGGTATATTTTATCTTATGCTCTGCCGGTACTTTCACCGGCAAACGGCTGGAGCGCAAAAACCGGGAAAGGAAGGTTCGATGA
- a CDS encoding SulP family inorganic anion transporter gives MTAGYRKAAPVRPVPLGVRIFPFLSWIKTVNRGTLKADLLAGLTGAFIVLPQGVSFAMIAGLPAEYGLYAAIVPPVIAALFGSSMYLVSGPTTAISIIVFSTLSPLADPGSADYVRLALTLTFMAGLFQLAFGLARLGTLINFVSHSVIVGFTAGAAFLIATSQLKHALGIPIPGGASFLTSWAFIIKSAGQTNGYELVVALATLVCAVIFKILRPRWPGLLIALAAGSLLNLAMDGAAHGVRLLGELPGHLPPLSSPDFTLDTLRMMGPGALAVAFLGLIEALSIARSITVQSNQHINGNQEFIGQGLSNIVGSFFSSYASSGSFTRSGVNFDAGARTPLASIFSALFLAVIVVLIAPLTAWLPLPAMGGVIFFVAFKLIDFPHIKEILRSSRSETLVLLATFFGTLFFEIEFAIYSGVLLSMAIYLTRTSHPHVDAMVPGPGDPDRQLTEISQTELVECPQLRILRISGSLFFGAANHVSEILEESDDSDPRHLLIIGYGINFIDVSGSLVLEQEAHRRLKLGKNLFLCRLNRDVIRFLAHGGFLKQIGENRLFATESQAISRIFNILDKSICSTCTARIFEECQSVPGPGQALGKSRNNGRGR, from the coding sequence ATGACTGCAGGATATCGAAAAGCAGCGCCGGTTCGGCCCGTACCTTTGGGTGTCAGGATATTTCCATTTCTGTCCTGGATAAAAACAGTGAACCGCGGCACCCTCAAGGCGGATCTTCTGGCCGGGCTGACCGGGGCCTTCATCGTTCTGCCCCAGGGGGTCTCTTTTGCGATGATTGCCGGATTGCCGGCTGAATACGGACTCTATGCCGCCATTGTGCCGCCGGTCATTGCCGCCCTGTTCGGCTCTTCCATGTACCTGGTTTCCGGGCCGACCACAGCCATCTCCATCATTGTCTTTTCCACGTTAAGTCCCCTGGCAGACCCGGGATCGGCAGATTACGTGCGCCTGGCCCTGACCCTCACCTTTATGGCCGGACTGTTTCAGCTGGCGTTCGGCCTGGCCCGGCTGGGCACACTGATCAATTTTGTGTCCCATTCAGTGATCGTCGGGTTCACGGCCGGAGCCGCCTTTCTCATCGCCACCAGCCAGCTCAAACATGCATTGGGAATTCCCATCCCCGGCGGAGCCTCATTTCTGACATCCTGGGCTTTTATTATCAAATCGGCGGGACAGACCAACGGGTATGAACTGGTGGTGGCCCTGGCCACCCTGGTATGCGCGGTCATATTCAAGATCCTGCGGCCCCGGTGGCCCGGCCTTCTCATTGCCCTGGCGGCAGGCAGCCTGCTCAACCTGGCCATGGACGGTGCCGCTCATGGTGTCCGGCTGCTCGGAGAACTTCCCGGACATCTGCCGCCCCTGTCTTCTCCGGATTTCACCCTGGACACCTTGAGGATGATGGGTCCGGGAGCCTTGGCCGTGGCATTCCTGGGCCTGATCGAGGCCCTTTCCATTGCCCGGTCCATCACAGTGCAGTCCAACCAGCATATCAACGGTAACCAGGAGTTCATCGGCCAGGGTCTGTCCAACATAGTGGGCAGCTTTTTCTCAAGCTATGCCAGCTCCGGTTCCTTTACACGGTCCGGGGTCAATTTTGATGCCGGCGCCAGAACGCCCCTGGCCAGTATTTTTTCCGCCCTGTTCCTGGCCGTGATTGTGGTGCTCATCGCGCCGTTGACCGCCTGGCTCCCCCTGCCGGCCATGGGGGGAGTCATTTTTTTCGTAGCGTTCAAGCTCATTGATTTTCCTCACATCAAAGAGATCCTCAGAAGCAGCCGTTCCGAAACCCTGGTCCTGCTGGCCACTTTTTTCGGCACCCTGTTTTTTGAAATCGAATTTGCCATTTATTCAGGGGTGCTGCTCTCCATGGCTATCTACCTGACCCGGACATCCCATCCCCATGTGGATGCCATGGTTCCGGGCCCCGGTGATCCGGACCGTCAGCTCACTGAAATTTCCCAGACAGAACTTGTGGAATGTCCCCAGCTCAGAATTCTCCGGATCAGCGGTTCTTTGTTTTTCGGAGCAGCCAATCATGTGTCGGAAATTCTGGAAGAGAGTGATGACAGCGATCCCCGGCACCTTCTCATCATCGGGTATGGGATCAATTTCATCGATGTGTCCGGGTCACTGGTGCTGGAACAGGAAGCACACCGCCGTCTGAAACTGGGAAAAAATCTTTTTCTCTGCCGGCTCAACCGGGATGTGATCCGGTTTCTTGCCCATGGCGGTTTTTTAAAGCAGATCGGTGAAAACCGGCTGTTTGCCACCGAATCCCAGGCTATTTCCCGGATATTCAACATCCTGGACAAATCCATCTGCAGCACCTGTACCGCCCGGATTTTCGAAGAATGCCAGAGTGTGCCCGGTCCGGGGCAGGCGCTGGGAAAAAGCCGAAATAATGGCAGGGGCAGATGA
- a CDS encoding transporter substrate-binding domain-containing protein, translating into MRVKKRLALGVILFLTATVFAVSAVAEPILEKIERTGVVTMAFREGSVPFGYMNQKGEWVGFGLDLGYEIHQALERKFGKEIELVKKPMNPKTRIPLVVNGTVDIGIGSTTITLEREKVIDFSLPYFLTGTRLLVPKDSPIKDFPDLAGKRVGMGSGSTANIKGLDRAIAQGLIEPECQKMLFEEHNKGFLALQQGKIHAYFTDASILAGMKAKAEKPDDWKIVGRYLTYEPYGLLLPENQGEWRDFINETLVQIIKSGKFMEIYDKWFGPDGEVPLEMGDEYKALLKALSFPD; encoded by the coding sequence ATGCGAGTAAAAAAACGACTGGCTCTTGGTGTTATTTTATTTCTGACTGCAACCGTGTTTGCCGTTTCGGCTGTGGCTGAACCCATTCTTGAAAAGATTGAACGGACTGGTGTGGTCACCATGGCATTCCGGGAAGGGTCAGTTCCTTTCGGGTATATGAACCAGAAAGGGGAATGGGTCGGGTTCGGCCTGGACCTGGGGTATGAAATCCATCAGGCCCTGGAGAGAAAATTCGGTAAAGAGATCGAACTGGTCAAAAAACCCATGAATCCGAAGACCCGGATTCCCCTGGTGGTCAATGGCACGGTGGACATCGGTATCGGTTCCACAACCATTACCCTGGAACGGGAAAAAGTGATCGATTTCAGCCTGCCCTATTTTTTAACCGGCACCCGGCTGCTGGTCCCCAAAGACAGCCCGATCAAAGATTTTCCGGATCTTGCCGGGAAACGGGTCGGGATGGGCAGCGGCTCGACCGCAAATATCAAGGGCCTTGACAGGGCCATTGCCCAGGGACTGATCGAACCGGAATGCCAGAAAATGCTTTTTGAAGAACACAACAAAGGCTTTCTGGCCCTGCAGCAGGGAAAAATCCATGCCTATTTCACGGATGCCAGCATCCTGGCCGGTATGAAAGCCAAGGCAGAAAAACCCGATGACTGGAAAATTGTGGGCCGGTATCTGACCTATGAACCGTATGGCCTGCTTTTACCGGAAAATCAGGGGGAGTGGCGTGATTTTATCAATGAAACCCTGGTTCAGATTATCAAAAGCGGCAAGTTCATGGAAATTTATGACAAATGGTTCGGCCCGGATGGCGAGGTGCCTCTGGAAATGGGCGACGAATACAAAGCATTGCTCAAGGCGTTGAGTTTTCCGGACTGA
- a CDS encoding double-cubane-cluster-containing anaerobic reductase has protein sequence MKQALFKKIQQITEQNLMDIEAHKEKGNHVIGFYCLYGPTELAVAADAIPLPLCGTRQDPIDAAEEVLPRNLCPLIKSSYGFAATDTCPFFRFSDMIVADTTCDGKKKMFEIMSDLKPVHVLQLPQNQVPALSLGPWKAEIETLITVLENRIGRQITPEKISAAIRLMNRERQAKKRLMDITRANPSPLTGMELVEILFKTGFFADKEKGIALMDEISDVCLTLIEQNQSPYTNTTPRILLTGVPVGLGSDKVVKILEQCGANVVALENCSGYKQAFQVNDTIDPVTALADQYLAIPCSVMSPNPGRMEMLREMIPAFSIDGVVDLTWQACHTYNIESFQVATLVQDDFGLPFLHIETDYSESDTEQLRVRIQAFIEMI, from the coding sequence ATGAAACAGGCCCTGTTCAAAAAAATTCAGCAGATCACGGAACAAAACCTGATGGACATCGAAGCCCATAAGGAAAAAGGCAACCATGTCATCGGATTTTACTGCCTGTACGGCCCCACTGAGCTGGCCGTGGCAGCGGATGCCATTCCGCTGCCGTTGTGCGGCACCCGCCAGGACCCCATTGATGCGGCCGAAGAGGTACTGCCCAGGAACCTGTGTCCGCTGATCAAAAGCAGCTATGGATTTGCCGCCACAGACACCTGCCCCTTTTTCAGGTTTTCGGACATGATTGTGGCGGATACCACGTGTGACGGGAAAAAAAAGATGTTCGAGATCATGTCCGACCTCAAACCGGTCCATGTGTTGCAGCTGCCGCAGAATCAGGTTCCTGCCCTGTCCCTTGGACCCTGGAAAGCGGAAATCGAAACCCTGATCACGGTACTTGAAAACCGGATCGGCCGTCAGATCACGCCGGAAAAAATCTCTGCCGCCATCCGCCTGATGAACCGGGAACGACAGGCAAAAAAGCGGCTCATGGACATCACCAGAGCCAACCCTTCTCCGTTGACGGGCATGGAACTGGTTGAAATCCTGTTCAAAACCGGATTCTTCGCCGACAAGGAAAAAGGGATCGCCCTGATGGATGAAATTTCAGATGTCTGTCTGACACTGATTGAACAAAACCAGAGTCCCTACACAAACACAACCCCCCGGATTCTGCTGACCGGCGTGCCTGTCGGGCTCGGGTCGGACAAGGTGGTGAAAATCCTGGAACAGTGCGGTGCCAATGTCGTGGCCCTTGAAAACTGCAGCGGATACAAACAGGCTTTTCAGGTAAATGACACCATCGACCCGGTCACGGCCCTGGCCGATCAGTATCTGGCCATTCCCTGTTCCGTCATGAGTCCCAACCCGGGCCGTATGGAAATGCTCCGGGAGATGATTCCGGCATTTTCCATCGACGGCGTGGTGGACCTGACCTGGCAGGCCTGCCACACTTACAATATTGAATCGTTTCAGGTGGCAACGCTGGTTCAGGATGACTTTGGCCTGCCGTTCCTGCACATTGAAACCGATTATTCCGAATCAGACACGGAGCAGCTCCGGGTCCGGATTCAGGCCTTCATTGAGATGATATAA